A window from Nitrospira sp. ND1 encodes these proteins:
- a CDS encoding TonB-dependent siderophore receptor, which translates to MKSAESSQEKFLSEPHSAPRASVIGRLAVPACLVLLTACIGPQKPVQIEQDHRSPSAESAQGDSVQETSRQEVAAPIQPLPLPVPLPAEASAEAQASRTSEAPVVEVKPVYVVAQAESYRVTNAVTATKTDTPIMDTPMSVKVVPQQVMRDQQVVRVDQALKNVSGVISGAEGDMQFNVRGFDQFNFYRDGYPFQGQFFHAEDLTNIERVEVLKGPGSILYGRAEPGGIINFVTKQPLDQPNYSLQQQFGSYGWYRTNADLTGPLTADNTVSYRLNIGYQTNQTFQQFGGNERLIISPQVRWRISDRTTSTLKYEYSDLSLTGKGNIPLLGNRPAPIARELNLGERWNLQNDKYHLVSLVTEHAFNDAWSIRHRFNFSNHQLTLTGQNVGNAAANGDVSRFFFAQNTDGRDYTRNFFNALELTGHVSTGPIKHTLLFGGDYLHSDIRATMAGFTPGTDDVINLFNPIHTAGPPVIAPGDVTTFNWSLPWFGLYAQDQIELPYHIHILAGFRYDNAKTSTSNENLGVRTSTIKDTNDRISPRAGVLWRPVPEFSLYGSYTENFGASNTFTAGSLVPLPPQTAQQWEVGAKTELFGGRFVGSLAYFDLTKQNLPVFFSGGTRAVGEGESRGLELDVSGEILPGWSVIGAYAYMPFAKTTKDDPDLGTMGKRLNNAPVNSGSLWTVYQFQEDRLQGLRIGVGVQGVGERQIGFGETAQAPGYVVTNLMASYQWRVGTARYTAQLNVDNLLDKNYIGQVFSYGPTYYGVPRFFMGSVRMEF; encoded by the coding sequence ATGAAGTCAGCAGAGTCGTCCCAGGAAAAATTCCTATCCGAACCACATAGCGCACCGCGGGCCTCGGTCATCGGCAGGCTGGCCGTACCGGCCTGTCTCGTGCTGTTGACGGCCTGCATTGGTCCGCAGAAGCCGGTCCAGATTGAACAGGACCATCGTTCTCCCTCCGCCGAATCGGCTCAGGGAGACTCGGTTCAGGAGACCAGCCGGCAGGAGGTGGCTGCGCCGATTCAGCCTCTTCCGCTTCCCGTGCCCCTGCCGGCCGAGGCTTCGGCCGAGGCACAAGCCTCCAGAACGAGCGAGGCTCCCGTTGTGGAGGTGAAACCCGTGTATGTGGTCGCGCAGGCCGAGTCCTACCGCGTGACGAACGCCGTGACGGCGACCAAAACCGATACCCCGATCATGGACACGCCGATGTCGGTGAAGGTCGTGCCTCAGCAGGTGATGCGGGATCAGCAGGTCGTGCGGGTCGACCAGGCGTTGAAAAACGTCAGCGGCGTGATCAGCGGCGCCGAGGGTGACATGCAATTTAATGTGCGCGGATTCGACCAGTTCAACTTCTATCGCGATGGGTATCCTTTCCAGGGACAGTTTTTTCATGCGGAAGACCTGACGAATATCGAGCGGGTTGAAGTGTTGAAAGGCCCGGGCTCCATTCTCTACGGGCGGGCCGAGCCGGGCGGCATCATCAATTTCGTGACCAAGCAACCGCTGGATCAGCCGAATTATTCGCTCCAACAGCAATTCGGTTCGTATGGCTGGTATCGGACCAACGCCGATCTCACCGGCCCCCTTACTGCGGATAACACGGTGTCCTACCGATTGAATATCGGGTATCAAACAAACCAGACGTTTCAGCAGTTCGGCGGCAACGAACGGCTGATTATTTCCCCGCAGGTACGATGGCGCATCAGCGACCGCACCACGTCCACACTGAAGTATGAATACAGCGATCTTTCGCTCACCGGAAAGGGGAATATTCCCTTGCTGGGCAACCGTCCCGCCCCCATTGCGCGGGAGCTGAATCTCGGCGAACGCTGGAACCTGCAGAACGACAAGTATCACCTCGTCTCATTGGTCACCGAGCATGCCTTCAACGACGCCTGGTCGATCCGGCATCGCTTCAATTTCAGTAACCACCAATTGACGTTGACCGGGCAGAATGTGGGGAATGCCGCGGCCAACGGGGATGTGAGTCGATTCTTCTTCGCGCAGAATACGGATGGCCGGGACTATACGCGCAACTTTTTTAATGCCCTCGAACTGACCGGCCACGTCTCGACCGGCCCGATCAAGCATACGCTCTTGTTCGGTGGAGACTATCTTCACAGCGACATCCGCGCGACGATGGCCGGATTTACGCCGGGCACCGACGACGTGATCAATCTCTTCAACCCGATTCATACGGCCGGGCCGCCGGTCATCGCGCCCGGCGACGTGACGACGTTCAATTGGTCGCTCCCGTGGTTCGGCCTCTATGCGCAGGATCAAATCGAGTTGCCCTACCACATCCACATCCTGGCGGGATTCCGGTACGACAACGCAAAAACCTCTACATCCAACGAGAACCTAGGGGTCCGGACGTCGACGATCAAGGATACCAACGACCGGATTTCACCCCGAGCCGGGGTCTTGTGGCGCCCTGTTCCCGAGTTTTCGCTCTATGGCAGTTATACGGAAAACTTCGGGGCCTCGAACACGTTCACGGCCGGGTCTCTCGTACCGCTGCCGCCGCAAACGGCCCAACAATGGGAGGTGGGGGCCAAGACGGAACTCTTCGGGGGTCGGTTTGTCGGCTCGTTGGCCTACTTCGACCTGACCAAGCAAAACCTGCCGGTCTTTTTCTCGGGTGGAACCAGGGCGGTGGGTGAGGGAGAGAGCCGCGGCTTGGAATTGGATGTCAGCGGGGAGATTCTACCGGGCTGGAGCGTCATCGGCGCCTATGCCTATATGCCTTTTGCTAAGACCACGAAGGACGATCCCGATCTGGGAACAATGGGCAAACGTCTCAACAACGCGCCGGTCAACAGCGGCAGTCTATGGACCGTCTATCAGTTCCAGGAGGACAGGCTGCAGGGGCTGCGAATCGGAGTAGGGGTGCAAGGGGTCGGCGAGCGCCAGATCGGGTTCGGTGAAACGGCGCAGGCACCGGGATATGTCGTGACCAACTTGATGGCGAGTTATCAATGGCGTGTCGGCACAGCTCGGTACACCGCACAGTTGAACGTGGATAATCTGCTCGACAAGAATTACATCGGACAAGTCTTTTCCTATGGACCGACCTACTACGGCGTGCCGCGGTTCTTCATGGGGTCGGTCCGGATGGAGTTTTGA
- a CDS encoding TonB-dependent siderophore receptor, translating to MKSVESVQEVHRPCRSLGPVGRIAAACAIMMTFTACIGPHKPVPTQRAQEPAAQSGGATEPSTVPEAASAEAPPSGVPPVPLPVPPMAEAPTQAAAPTGGEVPVVDVKPVYVVAQQESYKVDRTTTATRTDTPIMETPYSVQVVPQQVLRDQQAVRLETALKNVSGVSVFPSSIEGTDSYMIRGFDSLAYYRNGVLRPTNNMVETSNIERVEVLKGPASILYGRADPGGIINVVTKQPQATPYYSFQQQIGSYNFFRTTGDATGPLTKDGSLLYRFNLAYENSESFRDFVDRKTIFFAPVVKWNVSPRTQITAEMEYHNINTKSDGLLPALGNRPAPIPISRYLDEPSFSKSANERFFTGLNWSHEFNDDWKITHRLSGEFIHGRGHREIVPFTSVQPDGTVQRFLADVPPGQQENRYQSSLNLIGHFDTGLVKHTLLFGYDFLYQTDKYSVAKCCDTDPASNFPINVFNPVYGLGIPSLDQIPDNGPFGSSRSWHGVYVQDQVKLPFNLHALAGARYDDAVSHDTVLNEKTGKDHRLSPRVGLVWQPMTWLSLYGSYTENFGLQNAFDASRQPLPPQTAQQFEAGVKTEFFDGRLRTTVAYFDLTKQNIAVPVPGTLFSRAIGEAQTRGIELDVSGEILPGWSAIASYTYMPFAKVTNDVGDDGSGNPTPGNTGNRLFNTTRNMGSLWTTYAFQDEELQGVKLRGLKVGAGMQAAGERQGDAGNLFQLPGYAIANAMASYEWRMGMTKMTAQLNVSNLFDKTYYAGTIGGPYFIMPGMPRFFMGSIRMEF from the coding sequence ATGAAGTCAGTCGAATCAGTGCAAGAAGTACATCGCCCTTGTCGAAGTTTGGGGCCGGTCGGCCGGATCGCCGCCGCCTGCGCCATCATGATGACATTCACGGCCTGTATCGGGCCGCATAAACCGGTGCCGACTCAACGGGCGCAAGAACCCGCAGCTCAGTCTGGAGGAGCGACAGAACCGTCCACCGTCCCCGAAGCGGCTTCGGCTGAGGCACCGCCTTCCGGAGTGCCCCCTGTGCCACTTCCCGTCCCGCCGATGGCGGAGGCGCCGACTCAGGCCGCGGCGCCGACGGGTGGCGAGGTGCCGGTGGTGGACGTCAAACCGGTCTATGTCGTGGCGCAGCAAGAATCCTACAAGGTGGACCGTACCACCACGGCGACGAGGACCGACACGCCGATCATGGAAACGCCCTATTCGGTGCAGGTCGTCCCGCAGCAGGTCTTGAGGGACCAGCAGGCTGTGCGTTTGGAGACCGCGCTGAAGAACGTGAGCGGCGTCAGCGTGTTCCCGAGCTCGATCGAGGGGACCGACAGTTACATGATCCGGGGCTTCGACTCCTTGGCGTACTATCGAAACGGTGTATTGAGACCGACCAACAACATGGTCGAAACCTCGAACATCGAGCGGGTGGAAGTGTTGAAAGGACCGGCGTCGATTCTCTATGGCCGGGCGGACCCGGGAGGCATCATCAACGTGGTCACGAAGCAGCCGCAGGCCACGCCCTACTATTCGTTCCAACAGCAAATCGGGTCGTATAATTTCTTCCGGACGACCGGCGATGCGACCGGCCCACTCACCAAAGACGGGAGTCTCCTCTACCGGTTCAATTTAGCCTATGAGAACTCGGAATCGTTCCGAGACTTCGTCGATCGGAAGACGATCTTCTTTGCCCCGGTCGTGAAATGGAACGTTAGTCCCCGCACGCAGATCACGGCTGAGATGGAGTATCACAACATCAATACGAAATCGGATGGCCTCCTCCCGGCGCTCGGCAACCGTCCGGCTCCGATTCCGATCAGTCGGTACTTGGATGAGCCGAGCTTCAGCAAAAGCGCCAATGAACGGTTCTTCACGGGCCTCAACTGGTCGCACGAATTTAATGACGACTGGAAAATCACCCATCGGCTATCCGGGGAGTTCATTCACGGCCGTGGCCATCGAGAGATCGTGCCGTTTACTTCCGTTCAACCGGACGGCACCGTTCAGCGCTTTCTGGCCGACGTTCCGCCGGGGCAGCAGGAAAATCGCTATCAAAGCTCCCTCAACCTGATCGGTCATTTCGATACAGGCCTGGTCAAGCACACGTTGTTGTTCGGGTACGATTTTCTGTATCAGACCGACAAATATAGCGTGGCCAAATGCTGTGATACCGATCCGGCATCCAATTTCCCGATCAATGTGTTCAATCCGGTCTATGGCCTGGGGATCCCGAGTCTCGATCAAATCCCCGATAACGGCCCGTTCGGGTCGTCTCGGTCGTGGCACGGAGTCTATGTGCAGGATCAGGTCAAGTTGCCCTTCAACCTGCATGCGCTCGCGGGTGCTCGATACGATGATGCCGTGTCGCATGACACCGTGTTGAACGAGAAAACCGGAAAGGACCATCGCCTGTCTCCGCGGGTCGGCCTGGTGTGGCAACCGATGACCTGGCTCTCGCTCTATGGTAGCTACACGGAGAACTTCGGACTCCAGAATGCCTTCGATGCAAGTCGGCAGCCGCTGCCTCCACAAACGGCGCAGCAATTTGAAGCGGGCGTTAAGACGGAGTTTTTTGACGGCCGCTTGAGAACGACCGTGGCCTACTTCGACCTGACCAAGCAGAATATTGCTGTGCCCGTGCCAGGCACGCTTTTCTCCCGTGCGATCGGTGAGGCGCAGACACGCGGCATCGAGCTCGATGTCAGCGGCGAAATTCTGCCGGGCTGGAGCGCCATTGCCTCCTATACCTACATGCCATTTGCCAAGGTCACCAACGATGTGGGCGACGATGGGAGCGGCAATCCCACCCCTGGCAATACGGGTAATCGGCTGTTCAATACGACCAGGAACATGGGCAGTCTCTGGACCACCTACGCGTTTCAGGATGAGGAACTCCAAGGCGTGAAGCTGCGTGGCCTCAAGGTCGGAGCGGGGATGCAGGCGGCTGGAGAACGGCAAGGCGATGCCGGGAATCTCTTTCAACTCCCGGGATATGCCATCGCGAATGCCATGGCCAGCTACGAATGGCGGATGGGGATGACCAAAATGACGGCTCAGCTCAATGTCAGCAATCTGTTCGATAAGACCTATTATGCCGGCACCATCGGAGGGCCGTATTTCATCATGCCCGGCATGCCGCGCTTCTTCATGGGGTCGATCCGGATGGAGTTCTAG
- a CDS encoding biopolymer transporter ExbD: MEREVDQINVIPLVDIMLVLLVIVLTTATFITTGQIPVNLAKASTSSDRQDRPIVVTVTAEGTVFVEDRAITDEQLDTALATHSRQSPVLVRADKVTRLERFVAVVDRIRGLGFQQVSLEVMKW, translated from the coding sequence ATGGAGCGTGAGGTCGATCAAATCAATGTGATTCCGCTGGTCGATATCATGCTGGTGCTGCTCGTGATCGTGCTGACCACCGCGACGTTCATCACGACGGGACAGATCCCGGTCAATCTTGCCAAAGCCTCGACTTCGAGCGACCGGCAGGACCGGCCGATTGTCGTGACGGTCACGGCAGAGGGCACGGTCTTCGTGGAGGATCGGGCCATCACCGACGAACAACTGGATACTGCCCTGGCAACCCATTCACGCCAATCTCCTGTCCTGGTCAGGGCAGACAAGGTCACCCGACTGGAACGATTTGTCGCCGTCGTCGATCGCATCCGTGGACTTGGATTCCAACAGGTGAGTCTGGAGGTGATGAAGTGGTGA
- the exbB gene encoding TonB-system energizer ExbB, whose product MEGMKELVEYGVIGLLIGLSFWAVAVAIERWLCYRRIDVHAYPSLDACEIALTKRLVVIGTVAANAPYIGLLGTVLGIMLTFHTMGTSGALAVTTIMIGLSLALKATAAGLVVAIPCVVMNNVLRRRVSELLAQYKAYHGA is encoded by the coding sequence GTGGAAGGCATGAAGGAACTGGTGGAGTACGGTGTGATCGGCCTGTTGATCGGGCTGAGTTTCTGGGCGGTGGCGGTGGCGATCGAGCGGTGGTTGTGCTACCGGCGGATCGATGTGCATGCGTACCCGTCGCTCGACGCATGTGAAATCGCGTTGACCAAACGGCTGGTGGTGATCGGAACCGTGGCGGCCAACGCACCCTACATCGGCCTGCTCGGCACCGTATTGGGCATCATGCTCACGTTCCACACGATGGGGACGTCCGGCGCGCTGGCGGTCACCACGATCATGATCGGCTTGAGTCTCGCGTTGAAGGCGACCGCGGCAGGACTGGTCGTCGCGATTCCCTGCGTCGTCATGAACAACGTGCTCCGGCGGCGCGTCAGCGAGCTGCTCGCGCAGTACAAGGCGTACCATGGAGCGTGA